Proteins from one Streptomyces genisteinicus genomic window:
- the gmk gene encoding guanylate kinase — protein sequence MAAEVRPRLTVLSGPSGVGKSTVVAHMRKVHPDVWLSVSATTRKPRPGEKHGVQYFFVGDDEFDKLIANGELLEWAEFAGNRYGTPRRAVLERLEAGEPVLLEIDLQGARQVKESMPDSQLVFLAPPSWEELVRRLTGRGTESAEVIERRLGAAKVELAAEAEFDTTLVNTSVEGVARELLALMAVV from the coding sequence ATGGCAGCAGAGGTACGTCCGCGGCTGACCGTGCTCTCCGGCCCTTCGGGGGTCGGCAAGAGCACGGTCGTCGCGCATATGCGCAAGGTCCACCCCGACGTGTGGCTCTCGGTGTCGGCCACGACCCGCAAGCCGCGTCCCGGCGAGAAGCACGGTGTCCAGTACTTCTTCGTCGGCGACGACGAGTTCGACAAGCTGATCGCCAACGGCGAGCTGCTGGAGTGGGCCGAGTTCGCGGGCAACCGCTACGGCACGCCGCGCCGTGCGGTCCTGGAGCGCCTCGAAGCGGGTGAGCCCGTGCTCCTGGAGATCGACCTCCAGGGCGCCCGCCAGGTCAAGGAGTCCATGCCGGACTCGCAGCTGGTCTTCCTCGCGCCGCCGAGCTGGGAGGAACTGGTCCGCAGGCTCACCGGCCGCGGCACCGAGTCCGCCGAGGTGATCGAGCGGCGCCTCGGGGCGGCCAAGGTCGAGCTCGCCGCGGAGGCGGAGTTCGACACCACCCTGGTCAACACCTCCGTCGAAGGCGTGGCCCGCGAGCTGC
- a CDS encoding integration host factor, which yields MALPPLTPEQRAAALEKAAAARRERAEVKNRLKHSGASLHEVIKQGQENDVIGKMKVSALLESLPGVGKVRAKQIMERLGISESRRVRGLGSNQIASLEREFGGGAA from the coding sequence GTGGCTCTTCCGCCCCTTACCCCTGAACAGCGCGCAGCCGCGCTCGAAAAGGCCGCCGCGGCTCGCCGGGAGCGGGCCGAGGTCAAGAATCGACTCAAGCACTCCGGCGCCTCCCTCCACGAGGTCATCAAGCAGGGCCAGGAGAACGACGTCATCGGGAAGATGAAGGTCTCGGCCCTCCTGGAGTCCCTGCCCGGCGTGGGCAAGGTCCGCGCCAAGCAGATCATGGAGCGGCTCGGCATCTCCGAGAGCCGCCGCGTGCGCGGCCTCGGCTCCAACCAGATCGCCTCCCTGGAGCGGGAGTTCGGCGGCGGCGCCGCCTGA
- the pyrF gene encoding orotidine-5'-phosphate decarboxylase has protein sequence MSPLEPFGTRLRHAMDTRGPLCVGIDPHASLLTAWGLADDVAGLERFTRTAVEALADRVAVLKPQSAFFERFGSRGIAVLEKAVEEARAAGALVLMDAKRGDIGSTMGAYAETFLRKDSPLFSDAVTVSPYLGFGSLRPALDQAVLSGSGVFVLALTSNPEGAEVQRATAADGSSLAAVMLRHMAAENEGADPLGSVGAVVGATLGDAGVDLAINGPLLAPGIGAQGATPADLPRVFGAAVGNVVPSVSRGVLRHGPDAAALRSAADRFADEVREAVASAGV, from the coding sequence ATGAGCCCCCTGGAACCGTTCGGCACCCGTCTGCGCCACGCCATGGACACCCGCGGGCCGCTCTGCGTCGGCATCGACCCGCACGCCTCGCTGCTCACCGCCTGGGGCCTCGCCGACGACGTCGCCGGCCTGGAGCGGTTCACCCGCACCGCCGTGGAGGCCCTCGCCGACCGGGTGGCCGTCCTCAAGCCCCAGTCCGCCTTCTTCGAGCGCTTCGGCTCCCGGGGCATCGCCGTCCTGGAGAAGGCCGTCGAGGAGGCCCGCGCGGCCGGCGCCCTGGTGCTGATGGACGCCAAGCGCGGCGACATCGGCTCCACCATGGGCGCCTACGCGGAGACCTTCCTGCGCAAGGACTCGCCGCTCTTCTCGGACGCCGTCACCGTCTCCCCGTACCTCGGCTTCGGATCGCTGCGGCCCGCCCTGGACCAGGCCGTGCTGAGCGGCAGCGGGGTCTTCGTCCTCGCGCTGACCTCCAACCCGGAGGGCGCCGAGGTGCAGCGCGCCACGGCCGCGGACGGGTCCTCGCTCGCCGCGGTGATGCTGCGGCACATGGCGGCGGAGAACGAGGGGGCCGACCCGCTCGGGTCGGTCGGCGCGGTCGTCGGCGCCACCCTCGGGGACGCGGGCGTCGACCTCGCGATCAACGGTCCGCTGCTCGCCCCCGGCATCGGGGCCCAGGGGGCGACCCCGGCCGACCTTCCCCGGGTCTTCGGCGCGGCGGTGGGCAACGTGGTGCCGAGCGTCAGCCGCGGGGTCCTGCGGCACGGACCGGACGCCGCGGCGCTGCGGTCCGCCGCCGACCGCTTCGCCGACGAGGTCCGCGAGGCCGTGGCCTCGGCGGGGGTCTGA
- a CDS encoding quinone-dependent dihydroorotate dehydrogenase, whose protein sequence is MYKLFFALVFTRMDPEKAHHLAFRWIRLAARVPVLRTFAAAVLAPRYEELRTEALGLRMHGPFGLAAGFDKNAQAVDGMAMLGFDHVEIGTVTAEPQPGNPRKRLFRLVPDRALINRMGFNNEGSAAVAARLAARREVFRTTLGVNIGKTKTVPEEEAVADYVASTERLARHADYLVVNVSSPNTPGLRNLQATESLRPLLTAVREAADRTVTGRRVPLLVKIAPDLADEDVDAVADLALELGLDGIIATNTTIAREGLGLTSPPGVVAETGGLSGAPVKARSLEVLRRLYARVGDRITLVGVGGVENAEDAWQRILAGATLVQGYSAFVYEGPFYARAIHKGLAARLAASPYATLAEAVGAETRKAATA, encoded by the coding sequence GTGTACAAACTCTTCTTCGCCCTGGTCTTCACCCGGATGGACCCCGAGAAGGCCCACCACCTCGCCTTCCGCTGGATCCGCCTCGCCGCCCGCGTCCCCGTACTGCGGACCTTCGCCGCCGCGGTGCTCGCCCCCCGGTACGAGGAACTGCGCACCGAGGCGCTCGGCCTGCGGATGCACGGGCCGTTCGGCCTCGCGGCCGGCTTCGACAAGAACGCCCAGGCCGTCGACGGCATGGCGATGCTCGGCTTCGACCACGTCGAGATCGGCACCGTCACCGCCGAGCCCCAGCCGGGCAACCCCAGGAAGCGCCTCTTCCGGCTGGTGCCGGACCGCGCCCTGATCAACCGGATGGGCTTCAACAACGAGGGCTCCGCCGCCGTCGCCGCGCGCCTGGCGGCCCGCCGCGAGGTCTTCCGCACCACCCTCGGCGTCAACATCGGCAAGACGAAGACCGTCCCCGAGGAGGAGGCCGTCGCCGACTACGTCGCCTCCACCGAGCGCCTGGCCCGCCACGCCGACTACCTCGTCGTCAACGTCTCCTCGCCCAACACCCCCGGCCTGCGCAACCTCCAGGCCACCGAGTCGCTGCGCCCGCTGCTCACCGCCGTGCGCGAGGCCGCCGACCGCACCGTCACCGGCCGCCGGGTGCCGCTGCTCGTCAAGATCGCCCCCGACCTCGCCGACGAGGACGTCGACGCGGTGGCCGATCTGGCGCTCGAACTCGGCCTGGACGGCATCATCGCCACCAACACCACCATCGCCCGCGAAGGTCTCGGCCTGACCTCGCCGCCCGGCGTCGTGGCGGAGACCGGCGGCCTCTCCGGCGCCCCCGTCAAGGCCCGCTCCCTGGAGGTGCTGCGCCGCCTGTACGCCCGCGTCGGCGACCGCATCACCCTCGTCGGCGTCGGCGGCGTCGAGAACGCCGAGGACGCCTGGCAGCGCATCCTCGCCGGGGCCACCCTCGTCCAGGGCTACAGCGCCTTCGTGTACGAGGGCCCGTTCTACGCCCGGGCGATCCACAAGGGCCTCGCCGCACGCCTCGCGGCCAGCCCGTACGCCACCCTCGCCGAGGCCGTCGGCGCCGAGACACGGAAGGCAGCCACCGCATGA
- the carB gene encoding carbamoyl-phosphate synthase large subunit — MPKRTDIQSVLVIGSGPIVIGQAAEFDYSGTQACRVLKAEGLRVILVNSNPATIMTDPEIADATYVEPITPEFVEKIIAKERPDALLPTLGGQTALNTAISMHEQGVLEKYNVELIGANVEAINKGEDRDLFKEVVEAVRGKIGHGESARSVICHSMDDVIAGVDTLGGYPVVVRPSFTMGGAGSGFAHDEEELRRIAGQGLTLSPTTEVLLEESILGWKEYELELMRDKNDNVVVVCSIENFDPMGVHTGDSITVAPAMTLTDREYQRLRDIGIAIIREVGVDTGGCNIQFAVDPADGRIIVIEMNPRVSRSSALASKATGFPIAKIAAKLAVGYTLDEIPNDITEKTPASFEPTLDYVVVKAPRFAFEKFPSADSTLTTTMKSVGEAMAIGRNFTEALQKALRSLEKKGSQFDFTGDPGDKDELLRDAVRPTDGRINTVMQAIRAGATPEEVFEATRIDPWFVDQMFLIKEYADELAAAEKLEPELLAEAKRHGFSDAQIAGIRGLREDVVREVRHALGIRPVYKTVDTCAAEFAARTPYFYSSYDEESEVAPRTKPAVIILGSGPNRIGQGIEFDYSCVHASFALHDAGFETVMVNCNPETVSTDYDTSDRLYFEPLTLEDVLEIVHAESLAGPIAGVVVQLGGQTPLGLSQALKDNGVPVVGTSPEAIHAAEDRGAFGRVLAEAGLPAPKHGTATTFAGAKAIADEIGYPVLVRPSYVLGGRGMEIVYDEARLEAYIAESTEISPTRPVLVDRFLDDAIEIDVDALYDGHELYLGGVMEHIEEAGIHSGDSACALPPITLGGFDIKRLRASTEAIAKGVGVRGLINIQFAMAGDILYVLEANPRASRTVPFTSKATAVPLAKAAARISLGATVAELRQEGLLPRSGDGGTLPLDAPISVKEAVMPWSRFRDVHGRGVDTILGPEMRSTGEVMGIDSVFGTAYAKSQAGAYGPLPTKGRAFVSVANRDKRSMIFPARELVAHGFELLATSGTAEVLKRNGLHATVVRKQSEGVGPNGEKTIVQLIHDGEVDLIVNTPYGTGGRLDGYDIRTAAVARSVPCLTTVQALAAAVQGIDALNRGDVGVRSLQEHAEHLTAARD; from the coding sequence GTGCCTAAGCGCACCGATATCCAGTCCGTCCTGGTCATCGGCTCCGGCCCGATCGTCATCGGCCAGGCCGCCGAGTTCGACTACTCCGGCACCCAGGCCTGCCGTGTCCTCAAGGCCGAGGGCCTGCGGGTCATCCTGGTCAACTCCAACCCGGCCACGATCATGACCGACCCGGAGATCGCCGACGCCACCTACGTCGAGCCGATCACCCCCGAGTTCGTCGAGAAGATCATCGCCAAGGAGCGCCCCGACGCGCTGCTGCCCACCCTCGGCGGCCAGACCGCGCTCAACACCGCGATCTCCATGCACGAGCAGGGCGTGCTGGAGAAGTACAACGTCGAGCTGATCGGCGCCAACGTCGAGGCGATCAACAAGGGCGAGGACCGCGACCTCTTCAAGGAGGTCGTCGAGGCCGTCCGCGGCAAGATCGGCCACGGCGAGTCCGCCCGCTCGGTGATCTGCCACTCCATGGACGACGTCATCGCGGGTGTCGACACCCTCGGCGGCTACCCCGTCGTCGTCCGCCCCTCCTTCACCATGGGCGGCGCCGGCTCCGGCTTCGCGCACGACGAGGAGGAGCTGCGCCGCATCGCCGGCCAGGGCCTCACGCTCTCCCCGACCACCGAGGTGCTCCTGGAGGAGTCCATCCTCGGCTGGAAGGAGTACGAGCTGGAGCTGATGCGCGACAAGAACGACAACGTCGTGGTCGTCTGCTCCATCGAGAACTTCGACCCGATGGGCGTCCACACCGGCGACTCCATCACCGTGGCGCCCGCGATGACGCTCACCGACCGCGAGTACCAGCGGCTGCGCGACATCGGCATCGCGATCATCCGCGAGGTCGGCGTCGACACCGGCGGCTGCAACATCCAGTTCGCGGTCGACCCGGCCGACGGCCGGATCATCGTCATCGAGATGAACCCCCGCGTCTCCCGGTCCTCGGCGCTCGCCTCCAAGGCGACCGGCTTCCCGATCGCCAAGATCGCCGCGAAGCTCGCCGTCGGCTACACGCTGGACGAGATCCCGAACGACATCACCGAGAAGACCCCGGCCTCCTTCGAGCCCACCCTCGACTACGTCGTGGTCAAGGCCCCGCGGTTCGCCTTCGAGAAGTTCCCCTCCGCCGACTCCACCCTCACCACCACCATGAAGTCGGTGGGCGAGGCCATGGCCATCGGCCGCAACTTCACCGAGGCCCTCCAGAAGGCCCTGCGCTCCCTGGAGAAGAAGGGCAGCCAGTTCGACTTCACCGGCGACCCGGGGGACAAGGACGAGCTGCTGCGGGACGCCGTGCGCCCGACCGACGGCCGGATCAACACCGTCATGCAGGCCATCCGCGCGGGCGCCACGCCCGAGGAGGTCTTCGAGGCGACCCGGATCGACCCCTGGTTCGTCGACCAGATGTTCCTGATCAAGGAGTACGCCGACGAGCTCGCCGCGGCCGAGAAGCTGGAGCCGGAGCTGCTCGCCGAGGCCAAGCGCCACGGCTTCTCCGACGCCCAGATCGCCGGCATCCGCGGTCTGCGCGAGGACGTCGTCCGCGAGGTGCGCCACGCGCTCGGCATCCGCCCGGTCTACAAGACGGTCGACACCTGCGCCGCCGAGTTCGCCGCCCGCACCCCGTACTTCTACTCGTCCTACGACGAGGAGTCCGAGGTCGCGCCGCGGACCAAGCCCGCCGTGATCATCCTCGGCTCCGGGCCCAACCGCATCGGCCAGGGCATCGAGTTCGACTACTCCTGCGTCCACGCCTCCTTCGCGCTGCACGACGCCGGGTTCGAGACCGTGATGGTCAACTGCAACCCGGAGACCGTCTCCACCGACTACGACACCTCCGACCGGCTCTACTTCGAGCCGCTCACCCTGGAGGACGTGCTGGAGATCGTGCACGCCGAGTCGCTGGCCGGCCCCATCGCCGGAGTCGTGGTCCAGCTCGGCGGCCAGACGCCGCTCGGCCTGTCCCAGGCGCTCAAGGACAACGGCGTCCCCGTCGTCGGCACCTCCCCGGAGGCCATCCACGCCGCCGAGGACCGCGGCGCCTTCGGCCGGGTGCTCGCCGAGGCCGGACTGCCCGCCCCGAAGCACGGCACCGCCACCACCTTCGCCGGCGCCAAGGCCATCGCCGACGAGATCGGCTACCCGGTCCTCGTCCGCCCGTCCTACGTGCTCGGCGGCCGCGGCATGGAGATCGTCTACGACGAGGCGCGCCTGGAGGCGTACATCGCCGAGTCCACCGAGATCTCGCCGACCCGCCCCGTCCTGGTGGACCGCTTCCTCGACGACGCGATCGAGATCGACGTCGACGCCCTCTACGACGGCCACGAGCTCTACCTCGGCGGCGTCATGGAGCACATCGAGGAGGCCGGCATCCACTCCGGCGACTCGGCCTGCGCGCTGCCCCCGATCACCCTCGGCGGCTTCGACATCAAGCGCCTGCGCGCCTCCACCGAGGCCATCGCCAAGGGCGTCGGCGTGCGCGGTCTGATCAACATCCAGTTCGCCATGGCCGGCGACATCCTCTACGTGCTGGAGGCCAACCCCCGCGCCTCCCGCACCGTGCCCTTCACCTCCAAGGCGACCGCCGTGCCGCTGGCCAAGGCCGCCGCCCGGATCTCGCTCGGCGCGACCGTCGCCGAGCTGCGCCAGGAGGGCCTGCTGCCGCGCAGCGGGGACGGCGGCACCCTGCCGCTGGACGCGCCGATCTCCGTCAAGGAGGCCGTCATGCCGTGGTCGCGCTTCCGCGACGTCCACGGCCGCGGCGTCGACACCATCCTCGGCCCGGAGATGCGCTCCACCGGCGAGGTCATGGGCATCGACTCGGTCTTCGGCACCGCGTACGCCAAGTCGCAGGCCGGCGCGTACGGCCCGCTGCCGACCAAGGGCCGCGCGTTCGTCTCGGTCGCCAACCGGGACAAGCGCTCGATGATCTTCCCGGCGCGCGAGCTGGTCGCCCACGGCTTCGAGCTGCTGGCCACCTCCGGCACCGCCGAGGTCCTCAAGCGCAACGGCCTCCACGCGACCGTGGTGCGCAAGCAGTCCGAGGGCGTGGGCCCGAACGGCGAGAAGACCATCGTCCAGCTCATCCACGACGGCGAGGTCGACCTCATCGTCAACACCCCGTACGGCACCGGCGGCCGCCTCGACGGCTACGACATCCGTACGGCGGCGGTGGCCCGCTCCGTACCGTGCCTCACCACGGTCCAGGCCCTCGCGGCGGCCGTCCAGGGCATCGACGCGCTGAACCGCGGCGACGTCGGCGTCCGATCGCTCCAGGAACACGCCGAACACCTGACCGCGGCCCGCGACTAG
- the carA gene encoding glutamine-hydrolyzing carbamoyl-phosphate synthase small subunit, whose protein sequence is MTISTRGAGKAPAVLVLEDGRIFRGRAYGAVGETFGEAVFNTGMTGYQETLTDPSYHRQVVVMTAPHVGNTGVNDEDDESKRIWVSGYVVRDPARIPSNWRSRRSLDEELASQGVVGISGIDTRALTRHLRERGAMRVGIFSGQALGDDAELLTRVQQAPEMKGADLSAEVATTETYVVPAIGEKKFTVAALDLGIKGMTPHRMAERGIEVHVLPATATAEQVYAVNPDGVFLSNGPGDPATADLTVIKAVLERRTPLFGICFGNQLLGRALGFGTYKLKYGHRGINQPVQDRTTGKVEVTAHNHGFAVEAPLDKVSDTPYGRAEVSHVCLNDDVVEGLRLLDQPAFSVQYHPEAAAGPHDAAYLFDRFTSLMETALMEAERA, encoded by the coding sequence ATGACGATCTCCACCCGGGGAGCCGGCAAAGCTCCCGCCGTACTCGTCCTGGAGGACGGCCGCATCTTCCGCGGCCGCGCCTACGGGGCCGTGGGGGAGACCTTCGGCGAGGCGGTGTTCAACACCGGCATGACCGGATACCAGGAGACCCTCACCGACCCGTCCTACCACCGCCAGGTGGTCGTGATGACCGCCCCCCACGTGGGCAACACGGGCGTCAACGACGAGGACGACGAGTCGAAGCGGATCTGGGTCTCCGGCTACGTCGTCCGCGACCCCGCCCGCATCCCCTCCAACTGGCGCTCCCGCCGCTCCCTCGACGAGGAGCTCGCCTCCCAGGGCGTCGTCGGGATCTCCGGCATCGACACCCGCGCGCTCACCCGCCACCTGCGCGAGCGCGGCGCCATGCGCGTCGGGATCTTCTCCGGCCAGGCGCTCGGCGACGACGCGGAGCTGCTCACCCGCGTCCAGCAGGCCCCCGAGATGAAGGGCGCCGACCTCTCCGCCGAGGTCGCCACCACCGAGACCTACGTGGTGCCGGCCATCGGCGAGAAGAAGTTCACCGTCGCCGCCCTCGACCTCGGCATCAAGGGCATGACCCCGCACCGGATGGCCGAGCGCGGCATCGAGGTGCACGTGCTGCCCGCCACCGCCACCGCCGAGCAGGTCTACGCGGTGAACCCGGACGGCGTCTTCCTCTCCAACGGCCCGGGCGACCCGGCCACCGCCGACCTCACGGTCATCAAGGCGGTCCTGGAGCGCCGGACCCCGCTCTTCGGCATCTGCTTCGGCAACCAGCTCCTCGGCCGGGCCCTCGGCTTCGGCACCTACAAACTGAAGTACGGCCACCGCGGCATCAACCAGCCGGTGCAGGACCGCACCACCGGCAAGGTCGAGGTCACCGCGCACAACCACGGCTTCGCCGTCGAGGCCCCGCTCGACAAGGTCTCCGACACCCCCTACGGCCGCGCCGAGGTGTCCCACGTCTGCCTGAACGACGACGTGGTCGAGGGCCTGCGGCTGCTCGACCAGCCCGCCTTCAGCGTCCAGTACCACCCCGAGGCGGCCGCCGGCCCGCACGACGCCGCGTACCTCTTCGACCGCTTCACGTCTTTGATGGAAACCGCTCTGATGGAGGCCGAGCGTGCCTAA
- a CDS encoding dihydroorotase, whose translation MSKILIRGAKVLGGEAQDVLIDGETVAAVGTGLSAEGARVIEAGGQILLPGLVDLHTHLREPGREDSETVLTGTRAAASGGYTAVFAMANTFPVADTAGVVEQVYRLGKESGYCDVQPIGAVTVGLEGKKLAELGAMHDSAAGVTVFSDDGKCVDDAVIMRRALEYVKAFGGVVAQHAQEPRLTEGAQMNEGVVSAELGLGGWPAVAEESVIARDVLLAEHVGSRVHICHLSTAGSVEIVRWAKSRGIDVTAEVTPHHLLLTDEMVRSYNPVYKVNPPLRTERDVLALREALADGTIDIVATDHAPHPHEDKDCEWAAAAMGMVGLETALSVVQQTMVETGLLDWAQVADRMSFAPARIGRAQGHGRPVSAGEPANLTLVDPAYRGVVDPAGFASRSRNTPYEGRELPGRVTHTFLRGRATVVDGKLA comes from the coding sequence ATGAGCAAGATCCTTATCCGCGGGGCGAAGGTGCTGGGCGGCGAAGCCCAGGACGTGCTGATCGACGGCGAGACCGTCGCCGCCGTCGGCACCGGGCTCTCCGCCGAGGGCGCCCGGGTGATCGAGGCCGGGGGCCAGATCCTGCTGCCGGGCCTCGTCGACCTCCACACCCACCTGCGCGAGCCGGGCCGCGAGGACTCCGAGACCGTGCTGACCGGCACCCGCGCCGCCGCGAGCGGCGGCTACACCGCCGTGTTCGCCATGGCCAACACCTTCCCCGTCGCCGACACCGCCGGCGTCGTCGAGCAGGTGTACCGGCTCGGCAAGGAGTCCGGCTACTGCGACGTGCAGCCCATCGGCGCCGTCACCGTGGGCCTGGAGGGCAAGAAGCTCGCCGAGCTCGGCGCCATGCACGACTCCGCCGCCGGCGTCACCGTCTTCTCCGACGACGGCAAGTGCGTCGACGACGCGGTCATCATGCGCCGCGCCCTGGAGTACGTGAAGGCCTTCGGCGGCGTCGTCGCCCAGCACGCCCAGGAGCCCCGCCTCACCGAGGGCGCCCAGATGAACGAGGGCGTCGTCTCCGCCGAACTCGGACTCGGCGGCTGGCCCGCCGTCGCCGAGGAGTCGGTCATCGCCCGCGACGTCCTGCTCGCCGAGCACGTCGGCTCCCGGGTGCACATCTGCCACCTCTCCACCGCGGGTTCCGTGGAGATCGTCCGCTGGGCCAAGTCCCGCGGCATCGACGTCACGGCCGAGGTCACCCCGCACCACCTGCTGCTCACCGACGAGATGGTCCGCAGCTACAACCCCGTCTACAAGGTCAACCCGCCGCTGCGCACCGAGCGCGACGTGCTGGCCCTGCGGGAGGCGCTCGCCGACGGCACGATCGACATCGTCGCCACCGACCACGCGCCGCACCCCCACGAGGACAAGGACTGCGAGTGGGCCGCGGCCGCCATGGGCATGGTCGGCCTGGAGACCGCGCTCTCCGTCGTCCAGCAGACGATGGTCGAGACCGGGCTCCTCGACTGGGCCCAGGTGGCGGACCGGATGTCGTTCGCCCCCGCGCGCATCGGACGGGCCCAGGGCCACGGACGGCCCGTCTCGGCTGGTGAGCCCGCGAACCTCACGCTGGTCGATCCGGCATACCGTGGTGTGGTGGACCCCGCGGGCTTCGCCTCCCGCAGCCGCAACACCCCCTACGAGGGCCGCGAGCTGCCGGGACGCGTCACCCACACCTTCCTGCGGGGCCGGGCAACGGTCGTGGACGGGAAGCTGGCGTGA
- a CDS encoding aspartate carbamoyltransferase catalytic subunit, with the protein MMRHLISAADLTRDEAVRILDTAEEMARVADRPIKKLPALRGRTVCNLFFEDSTRTRISFEAAEKRLSADVINFAAKGSSVSKGESLKDTAQTLEAMGVDAVVIRHGASGAPYRLATSGWIDAPVINAGDGTHQHPTQALLDAFTMRRRLVGRDAGIGQDLAGRRITLVGDVLHSRVARSNVDLLHTLGAEVTLVAPPTLVPVGVEAWPCEVSYDLDAVLPKSDAVMMLRVQRERMNAAFFPTEREYSRRYGLDGDRMARMPGHAIVMHPGPMVRGMEITAEVADSDRCTVIEQVANGVSIRMAVLYLLLGGNESDAPNPRTEEK; encoded by the coding sequence ATGATGCGCCACCTCATCTCGGCCGCCGACCTCACCCGCGACGAAGCGGTCCGCATCCTCGACACCGCCGAGGAGATGGCCCGGGTCGCCGACCGGCCGATCAAGAAGCTCCCGGCCCTGCGCGGCCGGACCGTGTGCAACCTCTTCTTCGAGGACTCGACCCGCACCCGGATCTCCTTCGAGGCCGCCGAGAAGCGCCTCTCCGCGGACGTCATCAACTTCGCCGCCAAGGGCTCCAGCGTCTCCAAGGGCGAGTCCCTGAAGGACACGGCGCAGACCCTGGAGGCCATGGGCGTCGACGCGGTCGTCATCCGGCACGGCGCCTCCGGCGCCCCCTACCGGCTCGCCACCTCCGGCTGGATCGACGCCCCCGTCATCAACGCCGGCGACGGCACCCACCAGCACCCCACCCAGGCCCTGCTGGACGCCTTCACCATGCGCCGCCGCCTCGTCGGCCGCGACGCCGGGATCGGCCAGGACCTGGCGGGCCGCCGGATCACCCTCGTCGGCGACGTGCTGCACAGCCGGGTCGCCCGCTCCAACGTCGACCTGCTGCACACCCTCGGCGCCGAGGTCACCCTCGTCGCGCCGCCCACCCTGGTGCCGGTCGGCGTCGAGGCATGGCCCTGCGAGGTCTCCTACGACCTCGACGCGGTGCTCCCCAAGTCCGACGCCGTCATGATGCTGCGCGTCCAGCGCGAGCGGATGAACGCCGCGTTCTTCCCCACCGAGCGCGAGTACTCCCGCCGCTACGGCCTCGACGGCGACCGGATGGCCAGGATGCCCGGCCACGCCATCGTGATGCACCCCGGACCCATGGTCCGCGGCATGGAGATCACCGCCGAGGTCGCCGACTCCGACCGCTGCACCGTCATCGAGCAGGTCGCCAACGGCGTCTCCATCCGGATGGCCGTCCTCTACCTGCTGCTCGGCGGCAACGAATCCGACGCACCCAACCCCCGTACCGAGGAGAAGTAA
- the pyrR gene encoding bifunctional pyr operon transcriptional regulator/uracil phosphoribosyltransferase PyrR, whose protein sequence is MDAQHSTDAARPVLEAPDIARALTRIAHEIVERAKGADDVVLLGIPTRGVHLARRLADKLEGITGQKMAIGSLDTTMYRDDLRLKPARTLARTEIPASGVDGRLVVLVDDVLFSGRTIRAALDALGDIGRPRAVQLAVLVDRGHRELPIRADYVGKNIPTSLRETVRVQLAEEDGRDTVLLGLKDTAPAGEQ, encoded by the coding sequence ATGGACGCACAGCACAGCACCGATGCCGCCCGGCCCGTTCTGGAGGCCCCGGACATCGCGCGGGCACTGACCCGCATCGCCCACGAGATCGTCGAACGCGCCAAGGGCGCCGACGACGTGGTGCTCCTCGGCATCCCGACGCGCGGCGTGCACCTCGCCCGCCGGCTCGCCGACAAGCTCGAAGGCATCACCGGCCAGAAGATGGCCATCGGCTCGCTCGACACCACCATGTACCGCGACGACCTGCGCCTGAAGCCCGCGCGGACGCTCGCCCGCACCGAGATCCCCGCCTCCGGCGTCGACGGCCGCCTCGTCGTCCTCGTCGACGACGTGCTCTTCTCGGGGCGCACCATCCGCGCCGCGCTGGACGCCCTCGGCGACATCGGCCGCCCGCGCGCCGTGCAGCTCGCCGTGCTCGTCGACCGCGGCCACCGCGAGCTGCCCATCCGCGCCGACTACGTCGGCAAGAACATCCCCACGTCGCTCCGCGAGACGGTCCGGGTCCAGCTCGCCGAGGAGGACGGTCGCGACACCGTGCTGCTCGGGCTGAAGGACACCGCTCCGGCCGGCGAGCAGTAG
- the bldD gene encoding transcriptional regulator BldD has translation MSSEYAKQLGAKLRAIRTQQGLSLHGVEEKSQGRWKAVVVGSYERGDRAVTVQRLAELADFYGVPVQELLPGTTPGGAAEPPPKLVLDLERLAHVPQEKAGPLQRYAATIQSQRGDYNGKVLSIRQDDLRTLAVIYDQSPSVLTEQLISWGVLDADARRAVAHEEN, from the coding sequence ATGTCCAGCGAATACGCAAAGCAGCTCGGGGCCAAGCTCCGCGCCATCCGCACCCAGCAGGGGCTTTCCCTCCATGGCGTGGAGGAGAAGTCCCAGGGCCGCTGGAAGGCCGTCGTGGTCGGTTCGTACGAGCGCGGCGACCGTGCCGTGACCGTGCAGCGCCTCGCCGAGCTGGCGGACTTCTACGGCGTCCCGGTGCAGGAGCTGCTTCCGGGCACGACGCCGGGCGGGGCCGCCGAGCCGCCGCCGAAGCTCGTCCTCGACCTGGAGCGCCTGGCGCACGTCCCGCAGGAGAAGGCGGGCCCGCTCCAGCGGTACGCGGCCACGATCCAGTCGCAGCGCGGGGACTACAACGGCAAGGTGCTCTCGATCCGCCAGGACGACCTGCGCACCCTGGCCGTGATCTACGACCAGTCCCCCTCGGTGCTGACCGAGCAGCTCATCAGCTGGGGCGTCCTGGACGCGGACGCCCGTCGCGCGGTCGCGCACGAGGAGAACTGA